TTTAAAGAGCAACTCCGAGAATGATCAAGATGCAGAAGATTTGGGTACCCTGATTCAAAAAGTGAAAGGGATCCGGATTTTGAGTTCAGAGGAGGTCAATGGGCAGGCATTATATAATGAGGCAATGAGTACTTTGACCAATAATAAATACGAGGAATTAATGGATGTTCAGGATAAAGGCTCCAGTCTCAAATTTATGGTAAGGGAAGAGGGCGGCTTGGTTCGTGAATTATTGATGTTGTCCGGTGACAAGGGAGGTCAATTCACTTTACTCTCTATGCTGGGAGCTTTTACCTATGAGGATTTAAATTTGCTAGCAGAAAAAACTGACATCCCTGGAATGGACTCTTATAATAAAGGATCTAAAGAAAATAACTAATAGAAAACTAAACCTTATTACACATGAAACGAATTATTTTAACCTTGATGCTGATTGGAACAGTGATGGCTGTTCAAGCCCAAAGTAAAAGCGTGAAAGCCCTTTATGAAAAATATAAAGGAGATGATGACTTTTTCCACCTGGAGTTAGGAGGTAACTTTATGAACTTCGCTGAAGGCTTTAAAATAGATATGGACAAGAATGATATGGCGACGGTAGCCAAGTCTGTGGAGAAATTAAACTTTTTCACCCTTCCAGATAATATTGATCAGGACCGGGCGGAATTCAAAGCACTCCAAAAAGGTCTTGAAAGAGAACGATATGAATTGTTGATGGAAGCCGCAGAAGGAAAAGGTGGAGTATTGGTCTATTCAAAAGGGAATAAGACCATTTCTGATCTAGTCGTTTTAGTAGGCGGAGATGAAGGTGATTTAATGGTGGTAGAGCTAAAAGGAGAATTTGATTCCGAGACGGTGGCAAGAGCTACCAGTAAAGGAATACATTAATAGTATTTAAGTATTGTATAAGGAGAGCTGTCGTGAAAATGATGGCTCTTTTTTTTGTCAAGGAATTATGGTGAGGAATACTATGGGATTTAAGTCTAAAAATGATTCTGAAATATTAGAATTATAGTCATAAAGCTTTAGTTTTTAAGTGCTTCAAAACTTTTTTAAAAATTTTTTTTACCAAATAACTATTTTTTTTCTGAGGAATATTGAAATTCATGTCGTTACATCATTTTGGATTTTAGGTAAAAATATAAATAAAATTCTGTTGAACTGGCAAAATTCAAAATGAAACGAGTTTCGCAATCGATAGCGAAAGAAAAATGTATTATCGTTAACAAATCATTATAATTCTTAAGGAATCATTAATGAAAAGTATTTTTTGTTGAAACATTTGCAAAATAGATTCCGTTAGCTACCTTTGTAGAGTAAACAATGTCCGGACAAGATCTAGACGACCCTGTAACCCCAAAATATCCCCCCTAGATGGAACGGCCATCCAGAGGTTACACATAAGAATCTAAAAACCTATTAAACCAATTATTAATATGAAAAAATTATTCTCTTTGCTTTTTGCTGCGGGGATCGCAACAGGAGCATTTGCAACTGATCAAGACAAAGTTGTCAACATCAGACAAACTGAAGCTAAAAAGGTAGCAGTAACTTATGCTGCTGTACCACAAGGTACTGTGATTGTTAAAATTACTGATTCTCAAGATAGATTGGTAATGAGAGACAAAATCAACAAAGAAGAAGCTTTCGCTAAAAGATATGACTTGAACGCTCTTCCTGAAGGCACTTATGAAGTTGAGGTATTGGATGAATCTGGTGTAATAAGAACTGCATCTTTCGATACATTCGTAGCTGAAACTCCAGAAGTATTCTCTAGAGTGACTAAAATGGGTGAAAACAAGTACAGATTATTGGTAAGTAACCTTGAAGCGAAAGAAGTGTCGGTTTCTATTTTCGATGGTGATCAATTGATCCACTCCGAAAGAATCGATAATCCTCAAGGTCTTCACAAGATTTTTGATATCGCTAAACCAAATGGAAACATCACTTTCAAAGTTTATACTGATGGCGGTTTCGAATCTTACGTAACAAGCCGTTATTAATTAACCAGCTATTATTTATCGAATCCCGTTCTTGAAAAGGAACGGGATTTTTTTTGTTAGAGGCAAAGAAGTTTATTAAGACGAATCCGTATGCTATTGCCAGTAATATCCTATGGAAATAGAATGCTCTTATCCTTAGGGCTTATTAGAATTTGTTTTAAGACAAAGTACAAATTCCCTTACCATAGATAGTAGTTCTTCCAAAAGGTTTCAATTATGGAGGCTTGCGCCTAATCAACAAACATTTCAAAGGAGCGAATTGTGAATTATGAAGTGCAAAAAAAAAAGCCCTGAGATTCGTCTCAGAGCTTTTTTTGAATTCTTGTGGTTTACTTCTTCCAGCTTACTTTTCCTCCTTTTGCAGAGTCAACAGTAATAGAGTAATTAGATCCTGAAGAAACAATCCACTTAACTTTTACTGCAGTCATTCCAGGGATATTTGCTACTTCAATCTTTTCAGGATTTCTTTTTTGTTCACTGAATTTCTTGAAGTCCTCATCTTCTACTACAAAGCCGGCCACTACTTTTGCCCCGGAAATACTCACATAATCTGGTCTCTCGATTTTATACTTTAAATCCTGACTAGCATGGGTCGGCATCAATCTTTCATTGAAGATGGTTGCTGTGATGGATTTTAATCCTCCTCCTAAGTCTTCTTCCTTCACATCCATAATCGAAAGTTTTGGCGTATGATAGGCATGATAAATAGTGAAAGCTGCATTTCTATGAGCATCTTGCTCCAATAAGAAGCCTGGATGTGCTCTTCCAAATGTCTTTTTGAATCCGCCTATTTCCACAGTGCCGAATTGAGGATGTTCATATTCATGCCACATCACAAATGCATCCCCCATGGTCAGCAATTGATCTACTTCAAACATTTCGTCTTGATTTCCTCTTCCAGAACCTTCTTTATGGAAATACAAATAAGAAGTCATTAATTCATTAGAATAGGTGAATACGCCTCTTGTCCCATAAAACCAGTCCAATTCTCCTCCAAAAACTGAATAGAGGTCTTTATAGACAGTCAAATAACGGTAACCAGGAATCATTTCCTCTCCTTTAGAAGCGATGGCATCATAAATGCGGATATCATCTCTGTTGTATGTGCTGACATCTTCCTCCGCGCCTGGGCCTCTTAAAATCATCCCCCCACTGTTGTGAAAGCTTTGAGCACCGGCAATGTTGGGGTGCTTCATCACAAACTCCATAATATTTCTGTTTTCAGGCAAGGAAAATGGATATCTCAAAGCCCCTCTTTGAATATAGTCTGGCTGCCAATTCCATCCCCAATCTCTGTTTGGGTCATAATACCCAACTCCGTCATCATTGACTCTACCATCTCCATCACCATCTGTACCTTCCTGTCCTAGTATTTCGTATTCACCGACTTTATCTGCACCCACCATGATCAATTTTCTTGGATCTTGGGGATCTTTGATATATCTGCCAGTAGGTGATTTTCGTATCATCATCGTAATATGTCCATCCCCATCTAAGTCATCCATCCCATCTTCACCTTTGAGTCCGTCCCCGTCATTATCCAAAACCATCATTCCAGATCGTGGAGAATTGGCGGTGTTGGGCTGATTGAAGAAATCGTTTCTTGCATCAGGATTGATTGTTGGGGTGATGTAAAAGGTTTTGTCCTTTAATAGTTGTTGGATGAATTCATTATCTGCATGCATTTCGGTCAAATACCAAGCAGCGTACAAAGCAAATTCCCCACCCTGAATTTCATTAGAGTGAATGTTACCATCGATCCACATACCTGGCTTGTCTGTATCAGGACCCGTGGAGAAATCAGTGATGGTTAAGGTCATCATATCTCTACCTTCGTAGGATTTTCCGATGGATTCTATCTTTGCGATATCGGGATGGGCTGCTGCAATTTTTTTCATATTGTCCACAAGCCCTTCGTAGGTGTAATAACGATTAAATGCTATTTCAACTTTTGGCATGTATGGAGTACCCACTGCTTGGAAGAATTTTTCCTGAGCATTGGCGTCGATAGTAGTTAGACTCAAAGCACTAAAAGCCAGCCCAACGATTAATTTTGTTGTTTTCATGATTTTTAGATGTTAGAGTTTAAAAGTTGCATTCACAAAACCTACATGAGAAGCTCCTGCTTTCACAGGTATTTCTCCTTTACCTTTTACAATCCAGCTAAGTTCTACCTTCTCATATGCTCCAATCACATCAATTAACTCGATTTTGTTTCCGGAAATAATTCTATCAGCTGGAAGGTTCATATCTACTCTAACCTTTCTTAACCATCTGGAGCGCTCTCCCATTTGAGAATGTGTCGGAATAGGAGAGTTGTTAAATAAATCCACAGTAATTCTCGTTAAACCATTTCCTAATCCCTCAATCTTGAGATTATGCATTTCCAGTTTAGGCTGCATTTCTGCAAGCTTTAAAATAAAATCCGTGTGTTCATCGGCTATCTCTCCTACTTTTTCAAATGGAGGATTGACCATGACAAATGGGTTAATTCCACCTACTTCTACTTTTTTGCCTGGAAAATCAGGATGATTGATTTCTTTCCAAGGAGTGTAAACACCTTCCCATCCCAAAGAATCAGCCCATGCCAGATAATTGGCTTCTGCATTTGTTTTTCCTTTAAATTCTGGAGTCCAATATCCCGGCGTTCCAAAACTTAATCTTCCAAAGTGAAAATAAGCCCATTGGAAAAAATCTCCATCAGTTCCCTGGTTCGTTTGCTGAAATGGTTTACTTGAAATGGTTTCATTGTAAATAGAAGATACCATACTATTTATGGCTTGGTCTTTCTCCAGAATAGAGGTCACAATCCTTTTTCTAGCCTCGCCCGCATTATATTTTAAGGGAGAGGAAAGGTTGTTTGCAGGAGAAAATGTAACAAATGCAAAAATGTTCCATTGGTCAAACAGGTAGTCCAATAAAGCTCTGGATTCTTTTTGAGCTACAGGAATATCACCCGCAAGCGGTTCGAATACGGGGAATTTATAGGTCAAAGACTTATTGAAAGCGATTCCTTCTTCAAGGTCTTCTGCATATTTCCCATCCTTATCCTCATCTACAGATTCTTTGAATACTAAATATTTTCCAGCTTCTCCTTTAGCATGATTCGCCTTTTCCATAACACGTTCATCTTCTGAAGAAATCACATAGTCTCCCATGGGATCTTCTACACGCATCCAAGTAATCATTCCATTTCCATCTAAATCAGTGTACCCATTGTCAGCAGGAACACCGTCTCTATCATGGTCTACTGTAACTGCATTTCCCCGTCTTTCATACTTCAATGCCGCATGATATTGCTCATAGGCATCTGGTGACATGTTTGGAAAAATATAGAAAGTAGTATTTTCCAATGCAGCAGCATTTTCTGACACTAATTTCTCAGCGAATTGCAAGGCGAGCTCAACACTAAGTACATGATAGCCTTCCACTCCTCCGACTACTGCAATAGCAGGTTTTTCATCTACTTGACCGGTCCCTATTTTTAACGCCCAAATATCTTTTCCTCCTTCCGTCTTGGTGAGAGAGGTTAGTTCGGCCGATGCATTGGAGCTAATCTGTTGTAGCCTTTGGTTTACTTGAGAAAGTGTGGGGTAATCAGATTGCGCAAAACCATGCATTGACCAACCCAAGCTTCCTAAAAGTAAGCCTGTTAGTAGTAATTTTCTCATAAATTGTTTGGGTTTTAAATTTCATTGGTATCCAGGAGAAGCTCCTGATCTTCCTTTAAATTTTATAAATTTTACAGATAATTTAGGTAGTACTTTTTCCGAATGCTTAAATCACGCATAAGTGGGCATTGCTCGGGATAAGTGGATAAGATAAAAAACTATGTTGTACAGATCGGGATTTTTCGCTTATTTCATGCAAATAGCTACTACATCATGTACCAAAAAATAGCCCTTGCAATAGCCTTTTCTCCAAGAATTGAGGCGTTGATCTCCGAAACCAAAAGATTGGTAGAGCTCTTTGAGTCAGAATTGATATTAATTCATGTTGGGAAAAAGACAGATGAGTTGGTACAGAAACTAGAAGGATTAGTAGAAAATGCACAGCTACCTAAGGACCGCACCAAAATTATTTGGAAAGAAGGGAAGCCTGGTAAAATGATTTTAGAAGCATGCAGGGATGAAAATGTAGATTTACTAGTAGCAGGAGCCCTAAAAAATGAAAGCTTTCTAACTTATTACCTAGGTTCGGTGGGGAGAAAAATAATCAGAAAAGCCCCTTGCTCTGTACTTACACTTATTGAGCCGAAAGTAGAAACTACTGGCTTTTCACAGGTGGTATTCAATGGAACGCAAACTCCTATCACACCTTTTGTAATACAGCAAGGCATCGATTTTTCAAAAAAAGTAAAGGCGGACCAGGTTTTTATTTTGAATGAGATTAAAATGTATGGGCTTCAAATGGGGACTGCCTCTGAAGATTCGGAGCAGGAGGTTGCTCAAACCAGACGTCAGCTAGTTCAGGATGAAATCAAGTATGTGGAGGATATCCTGAGCAAACTGGATAAAGATGATTTAAAAATTAGTATCAAAGTGACCGGGGGTAGGTGGGCCATCGAGTTGGCACGATTCTGTGAAAAAATTAATGCAGATTTGTTGGTAGTAGGTGATGAACATAAATTAAATTTTTTCGATAGGATTTTCCCACATGATTTGGAAGACTTATTAAGCACTTTGCCTTGTAATCTATTAATTGTAAAAGAATAATCTTCCATGGAAACTTTAAACCATAAGGAGGTTATTAATTTACTCCTCCAGCTTGCCGCCATGTTAATAATGGCCAGAGTATTTGCCGAATTGGCAAGGAAGTTTAAACTTCCTGCAGTAGTCGGTGAAATTTTGGCTGGTATCATTTTAGGACCGACCATATTAGGTACCTTATTCCCAGGAGCTCAGGATTATTTGTTCGGCTCGCATGAAATGTCAAATGTTGCTTTGGATGGCTTTGTCCAAATCTCTGTAGTCCTACTCCTGTTTATTGCGGGATTGGAAGTAGAGCTTCAAGTGGTATGGAACCAAGGGAAAAATGCGCTAAAAATTGCTACGGCCTCCATGGCATTACCCATTATTACAGGGTTTGTGTTAGCCTATGCTTTCCCGGAATTTTTGGGAGTGAATATCAATGATAGAGCGGTAGCCTCTACCTTTTTTGGATTGGCCATTTCCATCACTGCATTGGCAGTTGTCGCAAGGATATTAATGGATTTGGGAATCTTTAAGACCCAGACAGGTTTGCTGATTATAGCTGCTGCCATGATCGTAGACATCCTTGGTTGGATTGTTTTCTCAGTAATATTGTCCTTATCCGAATCGGGTGCAGAAGGATTGGGTGTTTGGCCTACGATTGGGTTAACCCTGATATTTACGCTCTTTATGTTGACTTTAGGAAAGGGGTTAATTAATCGGGTGTTGCCTTGGATCAATAAAAACCTAGCTTGGCCAGGAGGATTACTTTCCTTATCGTTGGCCATTTGTTTTTTGGCAGCTTCTTTTACAGAGTTTATTGGGATTCATGCCATTTTTGGAGCTTTCATCATTGGAGTAGCTTTAGGAGATTCCGAATACTTAACAGAAAAAGCCAAGGAGATCCTTCATCAATTCATTAACAATATTTTTGCACCTATTTTCTTCGTGTCCATTGGATTGAAAGTAAACTTTGTGGAGGCCTTCGATCCTGGCGTAACTGGAGTGGTGGTGATTCTTGGCTTGTTGGCAAAGTATTTTGGAGCCTACTTAGGAGGAAGGTATGCAGGAATAAGCCGAAAAGAATCGATCATTGTTGGCTTTGGGCTTAGTACCAGGGGGAGTATGGATATCATTCTGGGATTGATTGCCCTAGAGACAGGATTGGTCTCTGAATCCTTGTTTATTGGGTTGGTTATTCTTGCCTTGATTTCAAGTATTTTCTCAGGTCCTTTAATCAACTGGGCACAGAAGCTGAAATTTTAAGATCATTTTTCAATGACTCATTTGAAAGATCAATTGGCTTAAGTTAACAATCAGATGTAATTTTGGGTTGTCCTTTTCATTACCCACAATCAAAAGCACATGATCAAAACCGGAAAAACTGGCGTATTGCTAGTGAATTTGGGAACTCCAGATAGCACATCCACAGGTGATGTAAGAAAGTATTTACGCGAATTCCTAATGGATGGACGTGTGATAGATATTCCATTTATACCGAGATGGATGTTAGTCAACTTGATTATAGCTCCTTTTAGAGCCCCAAAATCTGCTGCAGAATACCGTAAGCTATGGACAGATAGAGGCTCACCATTGCTTTTTCATACCGTGGACTTAAAAGAAAAGCTGGTAGAAAAACTAGATTCATCTGAATATGTGGTGTCCATGGGAATGAGATACCAAAGTCCTTCCATTGAATCGGCATTGGAGGAGTTGATGAAAAAGAAAGTGAAGAAGATTATTGTCGTGCCATTGTTTCCACAATATGCCTCTGCCACCAATGGTTCGGTTATAGATCGAGTAATGGAAATAGCCCGTGGTTGGCAGATCATTCCAGAGATTACCTTTGTTAGCAATTTTATAGATCATCCTCTTTTCCTTAAAGCTTGGAAAGAATTAGGGCAAGAAATGATGGAGAAGAAAAAATATGATCGCTTTTTATTTTCTTATCATGGCCTTCCTGAACGACAAATTAAAAAAGGTTCAGTAGACAACTATTGCCAATTAGGCGCTTGCTGTAATAAATATTCCTCTTCAAATCAGTTTTGTTATAGAGCCCAGTGTTTCCAGACCACTCGGATGATTGCGGCCGAACTTGGTCTGCCCGAGGATAAAGTAGATACCTGTTTTCAATCTCGATTAGGAAAAGACCCTTGGGTTCAGCCCTATACGGAGGATATGATCAAGAAATTGTCCTCGGAAGGGGTAAAGAACGTTTTGGTGTTTTCTCCAGCATTTGTTGCTGACTGCTTAGAGACTACAGTCGAGGTAGGACAAGAATATAAAGAGCAGTTTGAAGAGCAAGGTGGAGACCATTGGGATTTAGTCCCAAGTTTGAACTCTGAGGATACCTGGGTGGATTGTTTGGTAGATTTAGTCCACTCTAAGTCTTGAATGAAATCTATTTTCCCATCACAATTATAAATTAGGTCAGGTTTCGGTTCTTTGATGGAGAATATTGATCTTTCATTCATAAATCACCTTTGCATCAATTGTCAAAGTCAAACTCATCGGAATTTTTATTAATCTCAGGGATTCTATTGGTATCCATTAATCTGAGGACCTCTATCGCTTCAGTGGGCCCATTGATTCCGTTTATACGGGATGACCTGGGTTTGTCGAATGGGTTGGCGGGTTTCCTCACCACACTGCCTTTGTTGACCTTTGCCACCTTTTCCCTTTTTGCCCCTGCGATTGGAAGAAAAATGGGTATGGGGAGGGCGGTTTTTTTGGGTATTCTATTATTGACTATTGGGGTCATTCTCCGGGTTTTGGGAGGAATTGAACTTTTATTGGTAGGCACTGCCCTGACAGGAGTTGGAATCGTAATTGCCAATGTTTTGGTGATTCCTTTGATAAAGGTCCGATTACCACATAAAATAGGTTTGATGACTGCCTTATTGGCTACTATGATGTCACTTTTTGCGGCTATTGCAGCAGGCTTTTCAGTCCCAATCGCAGAAGATTTAGGTTTTGGATGGAGAGGATCTTTGGCATCTTGGGCCTTCTTTATGGTTCTTGCTCTAATTGTCTGGATTCCACAATTGAAAAGGCCAAAAGCGGGCATGCATATAGGTGGGGAGAAAGCAAAAAACGTCTGGAAATCCAAATTAGCTTGGCAAGTCACGCTATTTATGGGTTGCCAATCTGTAATGTATTTTACTTTGACAGCTTGGCTTCCGGATATGTTGGTGTCTAGAGGATGGTCTCCCGTAGAGGCAGGTGCTGTATCTTCCATTATGCAACTGGTATCCTTGATAGGTTCCTATTTTGCACCATCTATTTTGATCAAGTTGAAGCAGCAGTCAGGAGTAATATTAATTGTTGGGATAGGCTATATCATTGGATTTTTAGGCTTATTTATTGAATCGGAATGGGTTACTTATTCCTCTTTGACCCTAATAGGATTGGGAATGGGGGCTAGTTTAAGTATCGCCTACACGTTGATCTCACTGAGAACGGCAGAAGATCAGACGACAGCCAAGCTCTCTGCGATGGTTCAGTCCTCTGGATACTACTTAGCAGCATTGGGACCTATGCTTTTTGGTGTTTCCTTAGATCTTTTTGGGTCATGGAATATTTTAATCTGGTTCTTGATTCTATTCTCTGTTCTTTTTACTGGCTTTGGAATGGCTGCAGGACGAGATATGAAGATCTAATAGGATTATTTCCGCTGGCATTATGTAATTTTGCGCGAGTTTCCCAAATGATATTACCATGCAAGAATTAATGCAATCCCTAGGCGTTTCAGAAAACTTATTTAACTATCTGATTATGCCCCTATTAATCTTTATTGCACGTGTAGGAGATGTTTCAATTAATACGTTGCGTATCATGTTTATGATGAATGGGAAGAAGAACATTGCTCCCATTTTGGGATTTTTTGAGGCTTTGATCTGGTTGCTTGCCATAGGCCAGATATTTCAAAATATATCCAACCCCATGTCTTATATCGCTTATGCTGCTGGTTTTGGTACTGGAACTTACGTTGGGATGTATTTTGAAGAGAAACTCGCTCTCGGGAGGGTTTTGGTACGGATTATAACTCCAAACCCCAACCCTCAATTGATGGAATATATGAAAGAGGAGAATTTCCGCTTTACCAATGTAGGGGCCGAAGGGAGGTATGGTAAAGTTCAATTGACTTTTACTGTTATGAAAAGGGATGCACTGGCAAAATTTATAGATAAGGTAAGGAGCTTAGATGAAAAGGCGTTTTATACCATTGAAAGTGTGAAACGAATTTCTGAAGACGACCTGAATGTCATGGATGATAAGCCCAGGTTCAATATGAGCTTTTTCAGCAAAGCCAGGACCTAATGGCCAATACCTGGTTTCAATTTCAGCAGTTTCGGGTTCATCAGGACCAATGTGCTATGAAGATTAGTACTGATGCAGTACTCTTGGGTGGATTGGCTTCTATTGAAAATCCCCAAAAAATACTGGATATAGGTACGGGGACAGGAGTGATCTCTTTGATGCTGGCCCAGCGTTATCCCATTGCTCAAGTAATCGGTATTGAACTCGACAATGTGGCTGCAAATCAAGCAGGTGAAAATTTTAATTCCAGCCCTTTTTCATCTAGGATGAAGATTTGGGAAGGAAGATTTCAAGAGTTTAATTCTGAAGAGAAATTTGACCTGATCGTCAGTAATCCTCCCTATTTTCCAGATCATTTAAAGTCTCAAAACTCCAAAAGAAATCAGGCTTTGCATACGGACACCCTTTCTTTTAGGGAGCTTGTTTGCAATTCAGCTAGCTTGCTTAGTAAGGAAGGTTGTTTTTGGGTGATTTTACCTCCCAGACAAATGCAAGATCTGAGGGAGGTTTCTAAAGAGTTTGGACTAAGCCAATGGCAATCTTTCACGGTACAAGATAAACCAGGAAAGAGAGTAATTAGAGAAATGGTGTGTTTTGGGTTGGAAGAAAAGGAGTTCCAATCCCAAGAAATTTTCATAAAAAATGAGGATGGGACAGCTCATCCTAGCTATCAAAAGATTGTTTCAGGCTTTTTGTTAGAATTTCCTTGAAAAAATAAGGAGAATCTAGAGGTTTCCTTGGATATTGAGATCAATTTTGGCCAAAAATTCAATTTTTAGCTTTAATTAAACCATTTTTCTACCCTGATATTTTCAATAGGACGTATTTTTTTTAAAGAATCTTCAATATTTGACCCTATTTGTTGTGAATGGTAGTTTTTGAGGGGTAAGTGATCTTGTTTGTGAATACTAATTCTATATTTTTGGGTGATATTTAATTACTACTACAATCATATGCGAAAACTTCTATCTCTGAGCATGTTATTTATGCTTCTTTTGGGATGGGCTTGTACTGAAGAGGAACCTGAAACCACGGTGTTAGTCACTGAAGATGTGCTATACACCAGTGCAGAAAATGTCAGACTTCTCGGTCGCTTAATTACAAACCAAACAATCAACGCGGTCGATCATGGTTTTTATCTCGCCGAAGATGAAAATTTTTCATCCCCAATAATTATTTCACTAGGTACAAAAGAAGGTCCCGGTAGATTTATAGGGGAAACTACTGGATTGACAAATTCAAAAACCTATTATGCAAAATCCTTTATGGATTTGGGAGGAGAGATTCAATTTGGAAATGTGATTACCCTAAACACATTAAGTCCAATAATTGAGACCTTCTCGCCAGCATTTGGATTGGTTGGGGAGAGCATGACTATTACAGGTCAAAATTTTACAGAAGATACAGAAGTGTTCTTTGGTGATTCAAAAGCGGTAATCACATCTATAGAATTCGA
This genomic stretch from Algoriphagus halophilus harbors:
- a CDS encoding tRNA1(Val) (adenine(37)-N6)-methyltransferase → MANTWFQFQQFRVHQDQCAMKISTDAVLLGGLASIENPQKILDIGTGTGVISLMLAQRYPIAQVIGIELDNVAANQAGENFNSSPFSSRMKIWEGRFQEFNSEEKFDLIVSNPPYFPDHLKSQNSKRNQALHTDTLSFRELVCNSASLLSKEGCFWVILPPRQMQDLREVSKEFGLSQWQSFTVQDKPGKRVIREMVCFGLEEKEFQSQEIFIKNEDGTAHPSYQKIVSGFLLEFP